One genomic window of Pontibacillus halophilus JSM 076056 = DSM 19796 includes the following:
- a CDS encoding arsenate reductase family protein, with amino-acid sequence MITFYWYPQCGTCKKAKKWLDENGVTYESVHIVEHPPSKEQLAQMIELSNEPIKKFFNTSGKKYRELGLKDKLLDATYDEKLEWLASDGMLLKRPIVTDGSHVTVGFKEEIFEETWK; translated from the coding sequence ATGATTACGTTTTATTGGTACCCCCAATGTGGTACATGTAAAAAGGCCAAAAAATGGCTGGATGAGAATGGCGTTACATATGAAAGTGTGCATATTGTTGAACATCCCCCTTCGAAGGAACAATTAGCTCAAATGATTGAATTGAGCAATGAACCCATTAAGAAATTCTTTAATACGAGCGGGAAGAAATATCGAGAACTTGGATTAAAGGACAAGCTTCTAGATGCAACGTATGACGAGAAATTAGAGTGGCTGGCCTCTGATGGGATGTTGCTGAAGCGCCCAATCGTAACAGATGGCAGTCATGTAACCGTTGGGTTTAAAGAGGAAATCTTTGAAGAAACGTGGAAGTAA
- a CDS encoding cysteine desulfurase, with protein sequence MDVKAVRDQFPILHQEVNGHPLVYLDSAATSQKPNAVIEAIEEYYREYNSNVHRGVHTLGTKATDGYEGAREKVRRFINAESTQEVIFTRGTTTSINTVAYSYARENLQEGDEIVITYMEHHSNIIPWQQAAKATGATLKYIPLQPDGTLAIEDVEATITENTKVVAVMHVSNVLGTVNPIKEIADIAHQNGAVMLVDGAQSAPHMKIDVQDLDCDFFVFSGHKMGAPTGIGVLYGKKHLLEQMEPVEFGGEMIDFVGLYESTWKELPWKFEGGTPIIAGAIGLGAAIDFLTEIGLDEIEAHEKELAQYAMDRLSTIEGVTVYGPKERAGLVTFNLDDVHPHDVATVLDAEGIAVRAGHHCAQPLMKWLEVSATARASFYLYNTKEDVDRFVDGLVNTKEFFGDVF encoded by the coding sequence ATGGATGTGAAAGCTGTTCGTGATCAATTTCCGATTTTACATCAGGAAGTGAACGGACACCCATTAGTTTATCTCGATAGCGCAGCGACGTCTCAAAAACCGAACGCGGTTATAGAAGCCATTGAGGAGTATTACCGTGAATACAACTCAAACGTGCACCGTGGCGTTCACACGCTTGGTACGAAAGCCACTGATGGTTATGAGGGAGCACGTGAGAAGGTTCGCCGTTTTATTAATGCTGAAAGCACACAAGAAGTCATCTTCACACGTGGTACAACGACTTCCATTAATACGGTAGCGTACAGCTATGCGCGTGAGAACCTGCAGGAAGGCGATGAAATTGTTATCACCTACATGGAGCACCACAGCAACATCATTCCGTGGCAACAGGCTGCGAAAGCAACAGGTGCGACACTGAAGTATATTCCGTTGCAGCCAGATGGCACATTAGCCATTGAAGACGTGGAGGCAACGATTACGGAGAACACGAAAGTTGTCGCAGTGATGCACGTGTCTAATGTTCTAGGAACTGTTAACCCAATCAAAGAGATTGCAGACATCGCTCACCAAAACGGTGCTGTCATGCTCGTTGATGGCGCCCAAAGTGCACCTCATATGAAGATTGATGTGCAAGACTTAGATTGTGACTTTTTCGTATTCTCAGGTCACAAGATGGGGGCCCCAACCGGAATTGGAGTGCTCTATGGGAAGAAACATCTACTCGAACAAATGGAGCCTGTTGAGTTTGGTGGAGAAATGATTGACTTTGTCGGTTTATACGAATCGACTTGGAAAGAGCTTCCGTGGAAGTTCGAAGGTGGAACGCCAATTATTGCAGGAGCTATCGGATTAGGTGCAGCAATCGACTTCTTAACTGAAATAGGGTTAGATGAGATTGAGGCACATGAGAAAGAACTAGCACAGTACGCAATGGACCGTTTAAGCACGATTGAAGGGGTAACCGTTTATGGACCGAAGGAGCGAGCGGGTCTTGTAACCTTTAATCTAGACGACGTTCATCCCCATGATGTAGCTACCGTCCTTGATGCTGAAGGAATTGCAGTTCGAGCAGGTCATCATTGTGCACAACCGCTCATGAAATGGCTTGAAGTTTCTGCAACTGCACGCGCAAGCTTCTACCTATATAATACAAAAGAAGACGTAGACCGGTTCGTCGATGGATTAGTTAATACAAAGGAGTTTTTTGGTGATGTCTTTTAA
- a CDS encoding acetyl-CoA C-acetyltransferase, whose product MKEAVIVAGARTPVGKAKRGTLVHTRPDDLSALTVKETLKRANNYEGNIDDFILGCAIPEAEQGNNMARNVAGLAGLPHTVPGITINRYCSSGLQTIAYAAERIMLGYSDTILAGGAESMSMVPTPGHVFKPNLTLVEKAPEYYMGMGYTAEEVAKRFEISREDQDAFALESNKRAAAAIQSGKFDDEIVPVEVTKKELGEDGKLVESTFVFARDEGPRPDTSLEALGKLRPAFTLGGSVTAGNSSQMSDGAATVLVMDREKAESEGLTPLVKFRSFAVAGVEPEIMGVGPVEAIPKALKLAGVDLQDVGLFELNEAFASQSLRVIRQLGLDPNKVNVNGGAIALGHPLGCTGTKLTLSLIHEMKRRGEQFGVVTMCIGGGMGAAGVFELI is encoded by the coding sequence GTGAAGGAAGCAGTAATTGTAGCAGGAGCAAGAACACCTGTAGGGAAGGCAAAGCGTGGGACGCTTGTTCATACTCGTCCGGACGATTTGTCGGCGTTAACGGTTAAAGAAACACTGAAGCGTGCCAATAATTATGAGGGAAATATAGATGACTTCATTTTAGGATGTGCCATCCCAGAAGCAGAGCAGGGAAACAATATGGCTAGAAACGTTGCGGGATTGGCAGGATTGCCTCATACCGTTCCTGGTATTACCATCAACCGCTATTGTTCTAGTGGTCTGCAAACCATTGCCTATGCTGCCGAGCGAATCATGCTTGGTTACAGTGACACGATTTTAGCAGGTGGTGCAGAGTCGATGAGCATGGTACCGACACCAGGGCATGTATTCAAGCCGAACTTAACGCTAGTTGAGAAAGCACCTGAATATTACATGGGTATGGGTTACACCGCAGAAGAAGTTGCGAAGCGATTCGAAATTTCAAGGGAAGACCAGGATGCGTTTGCACTTGAAAGTAATAAACGAGCTGCGGCTGCGATTCAGTCAGGTAAATTCGACGATGAGATTGTTCCTGTTGAAGTGACCAAGAAAGAGTTAGGGGAAGACGGTAAATTAGTCGAATCGACATTCGTATTCGCGCGGGATGAAGGTCCTCGACCTGATACGTCATTAGAAGCACTAGGGAAACTGCGCCCAGCCTTTACTTTGGGTGGTTCTGTAACAGCGGGGAACTCTTCTCAGATGAGTGATGGCGCTGCCACAGTACTCGTAATGGACCGTGAAAAGGCTGAATCAGAAGGATTAACTCCACTAGTGAAATTCCGTTCTTTTGCGGTTGCTGGAGTTGAACCTGAGATTATGGGAGTTGGACCTGTAGAAGCGATTCCGAAAGCGTTGAAGCTTGCAGGAGTCGATTTACAAGATGTTGGTTTGTTCGAATTAAATGAAGCATTTGCTTCACAATCCTTACGCGTTATACGTCAGCTAGGCCTTGATCCTAACAAGGTGAATGTAAACGGTGGTGCGATTGCACTGGGTCACCCACTAGGATGTACTGGAACGAAGTTAACGTTAAGTCTCATTCACGAGATGAAAAGGAGAGGCGAGCAGTTTGGCGTCGTGACAATGTGCATTGGAGGCGGCATGGGAGCTGCTGGAGTATTTGAATTAATTTAA
- a CDS encoding toprim domain-containing protein gives MVEKEKVIIVEGRTDKKQILKVLSAKEQIEIVCTNGTLGVERLEELIEGYGLDYKEVFVLVDEDDSGHKLRKQLSYELPHAEHIYVDKSFREVAATPETVLATALVSNHFDVKPIYLSNKGGLYDSN, from the coding sequence ATGGTCGAGAAGGAAAAAGTGATTATCGTTGAAGGCAGAACGGATAAGAAACAAATTCTTAAAGTGCTAAGTGCTAAAGAGCAGATTGAAATAGTGTGTACGAATGGCACTTTGGGTGTTGAACGTCTTGAAGAGCTTATTGAAGGGTACGGTTTAGACTATAAAGAAGTCTTCGTATTAGTGGATGAGGATGACTCAGGCCATAAACTTCGAAAGCAGCTGTCTTATGAACTTCCACATGCTGAGCACATATATGTAGATAAATCATTTCGAGAGGTGGCAGCAACGCCTGAGACGGTGTTGGCAACTGCACTCGTTAGCAATCATTTCGATGTTAAACCGATTTATCTTTCTAATAAAGGTGGATTGTATGATTCCAATTGA
- a CDS encoding TlpA disulfide reductase family protein, which produces MKAPMFTLPTIDEESSYSLSDDLGKIVILTFWASWCPDTARDLPKKEQFHQSADSDMLSMVTINVPGRERSDEAELQYANKYLSQLTLKDRGREIYDKYGCTGVPTTAIINREGDIHEVFGDKASMMEIVQSVGQLLAR; this is translated from the coding sequence ATGAAAGCACCGATGTTCACATTGCCGACCATAGACGAAGAATCGAGTTACTCTTTATCCGACGACCTCGGCAAGATCGTTATCCTGACGTTCTGGGCTTCATGGTGCCCAGATACGGCTAGAGATTTACCGAAGAAGGAACAGTTTCACCAGTCAGCGGATTCAGATATGCTGTCCATGGTGACGATTAATGTACCTGGACGAGAGCGATCAGACGAAGCAGAACTCCAGTATGCGAATAAGTACTTAAGTCAACTAACGTTAAAGGACAGAGGACGAGAAATTTATGACAAGTATGGGTGTACAGGTGTACCCACTACGGCAATTATTAATCGTGAAGGCGATATACATGAAGTATTTGGAGATAAGGCTTCTATGATGGAAATCGTTCAGTCAGTAGGACAATTACTCGCAAGGTAA
- the sufB gene encoding Fe-S cluster assembly protein SufB, translating to MAKKEPEIGEYQYGFHDKDISIFRTQRGLTREVVEKISEIKSEPQWMLDFRLKSLDLFYKMPMPQWGGDLSELDFDEITYYVKPSERSERSWDEVPDEIKQTFDRLGIPEAEQKYLAGVSAQYESEVVYHNMQEELEEMGIVFKDTDSALRENEDIFKEHFGKIIPPSDNKFSALNSAVWSGGSFIYVPKGVKTETPLQAYFRINSENMGQFERTLIIVDEGASVHYVEGCTAPTYTTQSLHSAVVEIVVKKDGYCRYTTIQNWANNVYNLVTKRAVAHENATMEWIDGNLGSKLTMKYPSVILKGEGARGMTLSIALAGKGQHQDAGAKMIHLAPNTSSTIVSKSISKQGGNVTYRGIVNFGKKAHGARANVECDTLIMDNKSKSDTIPYNEIHNENISLEHEAKVSKVSEEQLFYLMSRGISEEEATEMIVMGFIEPFTKELPMEYAVEMNRLIKFEMEGSIG from the coding sequence ATGGCTAAGAAAGAACCAGAAATCGGAGAATATCAATACGGGTTTCATGATAAGGATATTTCAATTTTCCGTACGCAACGTGGTTTGACGAGAGAAGTTGTCGAGAAGATTTCTGAAATTAAGAGTGAACCGCAATGGATGCTTGATTTCCGTTTGAAATCATTGGACCTGTTCTATAAGATGCCAATGCCACAATGGGGCGGCGACTTGTCTGAACTTGATTTCGATGAAATTACGTACTACGTAAAACCTTCAGAGCGCTCTGAGCGTTCGTGGGATGAGGTACCAGATGAGATCAAGCAAACGTTCGACCGTCTAGGAATTCCAGAAGCCGAACAAAAATATCTTGCGGGTGTATCTGCTCAGTACGAATCTGAAGTGGTTTACCACAACATGCAAGAAGAGTTAGAAGAAATGGGAATCGTCTTTAAAGATACAGACTCTGCTCTACGTGAGAATGAAGACATCTTTAAAGAGCACTTTGGTAAGATTATCCCACCTTCTGACAACAAGTTCTCTGCACTTAACTCCGCGGTATGGTCTGGTGGTTCCTTTATTTACGTCCCTAAGGGCGTGAAGACAGAGACGCCACTTCAGGCTTACTTCCGAATTAACTCTGAGAACATGGGTCAATTTGAGCGTACGCTTATTATCGTGGACGAAGGAGCTTCCGTTCACTACGTAGAAGGTTGTACAGCTCCAACGTACACGACTCAATCCTTGCACAGTGCCGTTGTTGAGATTGTCGTTAAGAAAGACGGGTATTGCCGTTATACAACAATCCAGAACTGGGCGAACAACGTTTATAACCTTGTTACGAAACGTGCTGTTGCTCATGAAAATGCAACAATGGAATGGATTGACGGTAACTTAGGTTCTAAGTTAACGATGAAGTACCCTTCTGTGATTCTTAAAGGTGAAGGCGCACGTGGAATGACACTTTCCATCGCTCTTGCTGGTAAAGGACAACACCAAGATGCGGGTGCGAAAATGATTCACCTTGCACCAAATACGTCCTCCACAATTGTTTCTAAATCCATCTCCAAGCAAGGTGGTAACGTAACGTATCGTGGAATCGTAAACTTCGGTAAGAAAGCACACGGTGCCCGTGCAAACGTTGAATGTGACACGCTGATTATGGATAACAAATCTAAATCAGATACCATCCCATACAACGAAATTCACAATGAGAATATCTCCCTTGAGCACGAAGCGAAAGTTTCTAAAGTGTCTGAAGAGCAGCTATTCTACTTGATGAGCCGTGGTATTTCAGAAGAAGAAGCAACGGAAATGATCGTAATGGGCTTCATTGAGCCATTCACGAAAGAACTTCCAATGGAATATGCCGTAGAAATGAACCGTCTAATCAAATTTGAGATGGAAGGTTCCATCGGTTAA
- the sufC gene encoding Fe-S cluster assembly ATPase SufC, translating to MAGSTLEIKDLHVEIEGKEILKGVNLTIKGGETHAVMGPNGTGKSTLSSAIMGHPKYEVTKGSILLDGEDVLEMEVDERAKAGLFLAMQYPSEISGVTNSDFLRSSINARREEGDEIGLMQFIKDMDKNMDTLDIDQSMSTRYLNEGFSGGEKKRNEILQLMMIKPAIAILDEIDSGLDIDALKVVSKGINQLREERKDGFGVLMITHYQRLLNYIQPDNVHVMMQGRVVKSGGPELAERLEAEGYDWLKQELGIEDETVGEQA from the coding sequence ATGGCTGGATCAACTCTAGAAATTAAAGATCTACACGTTGAAATCGAAGGAAAAGAAATTCTAAAAGGTGTAAACCTAACGATTAAAGGTGGGGAAACTCACGCAGTAATGGGTCCGAACGGTACAGGTAAATCCACACTTTCTTCTGCAATTATGGGACACCCTAAATATGAAGTAACGAAAGGTTCCATTCTTCTTGACGGTGAAGATGTTCTTGAAATGGAAGTAGACGAGCGCGCAAAAGCAGGTCTATTCCTAGCAATGCAGTACCCAAGTGAAATTAGCGGAGTAACAAACTCTGATTTCCTTCGCTCTTCTATTAATGCACGCCGTGAAGAAGGCGATGAGATTGGTCTTATGCAGTTCATTAAAGATATGGATAAGAACATGGATACATTGGATATTGACCAAAGCATGTCAACTCGTTACCTAAACGAAGGGTTCTCCGGTGGTGAGAAGAAACGTAACGAAATTCTTCAATTAATGATGATTAAACCAGCAATTGCGATTCTAGACGAAATTGACTCTGGTCTTGATATTGACGCACTTAAAGTTGTATCTAAAGGAATCAACCAGCTTCGTGAAGAACGTAAAGACGGATTTGGTGTGCTTATGATTACACACTACCAACGTCTACTTAACTACATTCAACCAGACAATGTTCACGTAATGATGCAAGGCCGTGTCGTGAAATCAGGCGGACCTGAGCTTGCAGAGCGCTTAGAAGCTGAAGGGTACGACTGGTTAAAACAAGAACTAGGAATTGAAGATGAAACTGTAGGCGAACAAGCGTAA
- a CDS encoding acyl-CoA dehydrogenase family protein: MSETKEKVFKGGSFLVEDLTAEDIITPEDFSDEHLMIAKTTEDFVLNEVVPKIENLENHEFEYSVELLKKAGELGLLGADVPEEYGGLALDKISSSLITEKFSRAGGFSVTHGAHVGIGSLPIVFFGNDAQKEKYLPLLATGEKLAAYALTEPGSGSDALGAKTTAVLNEAGTHYVLNGEKQWITNSAFADVFVVYAKIDGDKFTAFIVERDYKGVSTGPEEKKMGIKSSSTRTLILEDAEVPVENVLGEIGKGHVIAFNILNVGRYKLAIGGVGSSKRAIELAVKYANERKQFKTPISSFSLTQEKLATMATETYVHESSVYRTVGLFEQRMGNLTPEQLKDGKAVAAAIAEYAIECSLGKFSATELMDYVIDEAVQIHGGYGFMAEYEVERMYRDSRINRIFEGTNEINRLIVPGTLLKKAMKGELPLLQKAQGLQEELMMMMPEEPGTETLEQEKFLLRNAKKVGLLSAGLAAQKYGEKLEREQELLVNIADIVSEIYNMESAILRTEKAILKNGEEKNVQKLLYTQVFVQESFNRIEAHAKETLIASEEGDQLRMMLSALRKLTRHTPTNVIAKKREIAKAIIEEEKYVI, translated from the coding sequence ATGAGCGAAACGAAAGAGAAAGTATTTAAAGGTGGTAGCTTTTTAGTAGAGGATCTAACAGCTGAAGATATTATTACACCGGAGGATTTCTCTGATGAGCACTTGATGATTGCGAAAACGACAGAGGACTTTGTTCTAAATGAAGTTGTTCCAAAAATTGAAAACCTAGAAAATCATGAGTTTGAATATTCCGTCGAACTATTGAAGAAGGCGGGAGAGCTTGGTCTTCTGGGAGCAGATGTACCTGAGGAGTACGGCGGTTTAGCGTTAGACAAAATTAGTTCGTCTCTAATCACTGAGAAGTTTAGCCGTGCAGGTGGATTCTCTGTTACTCATGGAGCACACGTTGGAATTGGATCGCTTCCAATTGTATTCTTCGGTAATGATGCTCAGAAAGAAAAGTATCTCCCATTACTTGCGACAGGTGAGAAGCTTGCCGCCTACGCATTGACAGAGCCAGGTTCAGGGTCCGATGCCCTTGGTGCGAAGACGACGGCTGTGTTGAATGAAGCAGGGACACATTACGTCTTGAACGGTGAGAAACAGTGGATTACGAACTCTGCTTTTGCTGATGTGTTCGTTGTCTATGCCAAGATTGACGGAGACAAATTTACAGCATTTATCGTAGAGCGTGATTACAAAGGCGTTTCTACAGGTCCTGAGGAGAAGAAAATGGGAATTAAGAGTTCTTCTACTCGTACACTGATTTTAGAAGATGCTGAAGTACCCGTTGAGAACGTATTGGGCGAAATTGGTAAAGGACACGTCATTGCCTTTAACATTCTAAACGTAGGTCGTTATAAATTAGCTATTGGCGGTGTTGGAAGTTCAAAACGTGCCATTGAATTAGCAGTCAAATACGCAAATGAGCGCAAGCAGTTCAAAACACCTATTTCAAGCTTCTCCTTAACACAAGAAAAATTAGCAACGATGGCGACAGAAACTTACGTTCATGAAAGCTCCGTTTACCGTACAGTTGGCTTATTTGAACAACGTATGGGTAATCTAACTCCAGAGCAATTGAAAGATGGCAAAGCGGTAGCGGCAGCTATTGCAGAATACGCGATTGAGTGTTCACTTGGTAAATTCTCTGCGACAGAGTTAATGGATTATGTGATTGATGAAGCTGTTCAAATTCACGGTGGTTATGGGTTTATGGCGGAATATGAAGTAGAGCGGATGTACCGTGACTCTCGTATTAACCGAATTTTCGAAGGAACGAATGAAATCAACCGACTAATTGTGCCCGGAACATTGCTTAAAAAGGCGATGAAAGGTGAATTACCACTTCTTCAGAAGGCACAAGGGCTTCAAGAGGAGCTCATGATGATGATGCCTGAAGAGCCAGGTACTGAAACGCTCGAACAAGAAAAGTTCTTGCTGCGTAACGCGAAAAAGGTTGGACTCCTTTCAGCTGGCTTAGCTGCTCAGAAATATGGTGAGAAATTAGAACGCGAACAAGAACTACTCGTAAACATTGCGGATATCGTTTCTGAGATCTACAATATGGAGTCAGCAATCCTTCGTACAGAAAAGGCAATCTTGAAGAATGGTGAAGAAAAGAACGTGCAAAAGCTTCTTTATACGCAAGTATTCGTTCAAGAATCATTCAATCGTATTGAGGCGCATGCGAAAGAAACGCTTATCGCAAGCGAAGAAGGCGATCAGTTACGCATGATGCTTTCTGCATTACGCAAGCTAACGCGTCACACCCCAACGAACGTGATTGCGAAGAAACGCGAAATCGCAAAAGCGATTATCGAAGAAGAGAAATACGTTATTTAA
- the gcvH gene encoding glycine cleavage system protein GcvH: MSLPKEYYYSEEHEWVKVEGEQVRIGITDHAQSELGDIVFVELPEEGDEITVDQPFGSVESVKTVSELYAPISGKVVSINSELDDSPEFVNESPYEKAWMITVEPSDSSQIEKLMSADDYQKMIGEE, from the coding sequence ATGAGCTTACCAAAAGAATATTATTATTCAGAAGAACACGAATGGGTGAAAGTTGAAGGAGAACAAGTGCGTATCGGAATTACAGATCACGCTCAGTCTGAGCTAGGTGATATTGTATTTGTGGAGCTTCCTGAAGAAGGAGACGAAATTACAGTAGACCAGCCTTTCGGAAGCGTGGAGTCCGTTAAGACCGTATCCGAGTTATACGCTCCAATCAGCGGTAAAGTTGTAAGCATCAATTCAGAGCTTGATGACAGCCCTGAATTTGTTAATGAATCCCCATATGAGAAGGCTTGGATGATTACAGTTGAACCATCTGATTCTTCTCAAATTGAAAAATTGATGTCAGCTGACGACTACCAAAAAATGATTGGTGAAGAATAA
- a CDS encoding carboxymuconolactone decarboxylase family protein, giving the protein MEQHEGRHSTEQALYNYKEGLGHFQEKLPDVAHYYNLFTEACFTEGTLSQKEKQLIALGISVATQDEYCMIYHTKGCLDQGASEQEMLEACSVASAFGGGAALSQAVTLVQESMNELKH; this is encoded by the coding sequence ATGGAACAACACGAAGGTAGACATTCAACAGAACAAGCGCTGTACAATTACAAAGAGGGACTCGGTCATTTCCAAGAGAAGCTTCCTGATGTTGCGCATTACTACAACCTCTTTACTGAAGCATGCTTTACCGAAGGAACGCTTTCTCAGAAGGAGAAGCAATTGATCGCCTTAGGGATTAGTGTAGCCACACAAGATGAATATTGTATGATTTATCATACTAAGGGCTGTTTAGACCAAGGAGCGTCAGAACAAGAAATGTTAGAAGCGTGTAGTGTTGCGTCTGCATTTGGTGGGGGAGCTGCTCTCAGTCAAGCTGTTACGCTTGTCCAAGAAAGCATGAATGAGTTAAAGCACTAA
- the sufU gene encoding Fe-S cluster assembly sulfur transfer protein SufU: protein MSFNNLDQLYRQVIMDHYKNPRNRGTLEGDVMSVNMNNPTCGDRIQLQLQVEEGTVTDAKFDGEGCSISLASASMMTQAVKGKSIDEAVKMSGAFSDLMQGKDIDEDIDFGDIQALQGVSKFPARIKCATLPWKAMEKGVDEQ from the coding sequence ATGTCTTTTAACAACTTGGATCAACTATACAGACAAGTCATCATGGATCACTATAAAAATCCTCGCAACCGTGGAACTTTAGAAGGTGACGTGATGAGCGTCAATATGAATAACCCGACTTGCGGTGATCGCATTCAGCTTCAGCTTCAAGTTGAAGAGGGCACAGTCACAGATGCAAAGTTTGATGGTGAAGGTTGCTCAATTTCACTTGCCTCTGCATCGATGATGACGCAAGCTGTTAAAGGGAAAAGTATTGACGAAGCCGTGAAGATGTCTGGCGCTTTCTCAGACTTGATGCAAGGCAAGGACATTGATGAAGATATAGATTTTGGAGATATTCAAGCGCTACAAGGCGTTTCTAAGTTCCCAGCTCGTATTAAGTGTGCAACACTCCCTTGGAAAGCGATGGAAAAGGGTGTCGATGAGCAATAA
- a CDS encoding thioredoxin family protein yields the protein MIPIEQLEQLDTPSPYTFLYIYTPFCGTCKLARKMLDTVEQTLEGATIHEMNASLFPDFMQIYKVESVPCLLILNGEKVEERIYAFQSVPYLYETILHYR from the coding sequence ATGATTCCAATTGAACAACTTGAACAATTAGATACCCCGAGTCCGTATACCTTCCTATATATTTATACACCGTTCTGCGGAACTTGTAAGTTAGCGAGGAAGATGTTGGACACAGTTGAACAAACACTTGAAGGAGCAACGATTCATGAAATGAATGCGAGTTTATTTCCCGATTTCATGCAAATTTACAAAGTTGAGAGTGTTCCTTGTTTGTTAATCCTGAACGGGGAAAAGGTAGAGGAACGTATCTATGCATTTCAATCTGTTCCTTATTTATATGAAACCATTCTTCACTACAGGTGA
- the sufD gene encoding Fe-S cluster assembly protein SufD, translating into MTVDTQLPFDKQYVEDYSAQRQEPQWMKEFRQQAFEQAESLELPKPDKTKIDKWNFTNFQHDIDGEAIASLDELPSYVSSLLDKENKEQSNLIIQRNHTVAYNHVSEQLQQQGVIFTDIFTALRDHSDLVQKYYMKEGVAVDENKLSALHAALMNGGVFVYVPKNVEVEQPLQTIFWQEDVRAGLYNHVLLVAEEGSSVTYVENYVSPEGNEPSVANIVTEVIAQNNAKVSFGAVDNLSEGMTGYVNRRGIAHRDASIQWALGQMNDGNTASENITYLMGDNSYADAKTVAVGRGSQKQNFTAKIVHYGLNSEGYILQHGVMKEKATSIFNGIGKIEHGASKSNAEQESRVLMLSDDARGDANPILLIEEDDVTAGHAASVGRVDPIQLFYLMSRGISKQEAERLIIHGFLAPVVNQLPIEAVKQQLTEVIERKVY; encoded by the coding sequence ATGACTGTAGATACACAGCTTCCATTTGACAAGCAATATGTCGAAGATTATTCCGCACAAAGACAAGAGCCACAATGGATGAAAGAATTCCGTCAGCAGGCTTTTGAGCAAGCTGAATCTTTAGAGCTTCCTAAGCCGGATAAAACAAAAATTGATAAATGGAATTTCACGAATTTCCAACATGACATTGATGGAGAAGCAATTGCTTCTCTTGATGAGCTGCCATCCTACGTTAGCAGCCTTCTAGACAAAGAGAATAAAGAGCAGTCCAACTTGATTATTCAACGTAATCATACCGTTGCATACAATCATGTATCTGAACAATTGCAGCAACAAGGTGTTATTTTCACAGATATCTTTACTGCGCTTCGTGACCATAGCGACCTTGTTCAGAAGTATTACATGAAAGAAGGCGTAGCAGTAGATGAGAATAAACTATCTGCATTGCACGCAGCTCTCATGAATGGTGGCGTATTCGTGTACGTACCGAAGAATGTAGAGGTGGAACAACCCCTACAAACAATCTTCTGGCAAGAAGATGTACGCGCAGGCTTGTACAATCATGTTCTGTTAGTAGCTGAAGAAGGAAGCTCTGTTACGTACGTAGAGAACTACGTTTCACCAGAAGGTAATGAACCATCAGTTGCGAATATCGTAACAGAAGTCATCGCGCAAAATAATGCGAAAGTATCCTTTGGTGCAGTGGATAACTTAAGTGAAGGCATGACAGGCTATGTGAACCGTCGTGGAATTGCTCATCGTGATGCTTCCATTCAATGGGCTCTTGGCCAAATGAATGACGGAAATACAGCTTCTGAAAACATTACGTACCTAATGGGCGATAACTCTTACGCAGATGCGAAGACGGTAGCAGTTGGCCGTGGTTCTCAGAAACAGAACTTTACAGCCAAAATCGTTCACTACGGCTTGAATTCAGAAGGCTATATTCTTCAACATGGCGTTATGAAAGAGAAAGCAACGTCTATCTTTAACGGCATTGGTAAGATTGAGCATGGGGCGTCTAAGTCAAATGCTGAACAAGAATCACGCGTGCTTATGCTAAGTGATGACGCCAGAGGCGATGCGAACCCAATTCTTCTTATTGAAGAGGACGATGTTACAGCAGGCCACGCAGCATCTGTTGGCCGTGTAGATCCAATTCAATTGTTCTACCTAATGAGCCGAGGCATCAGTAAGCAAGAAGCAGAGCGCCTAATCATTCACGGTTTCCTCGCACCTGTTGTTAACCAGCTTCCAATTGAAGCCGTTAAACAACAGCTGACTGAGGTTATTGAAAGGAAAGTATACTAA